From one Tepidamorphus gemmatus genomic stretch:
- a CDS encoding hydantoinase/oxoprolinase family protein: MRRVGIDVGGTFTDVVMFDDASGAVWSTKVPTTPQDPTVGALNGLKAIIALSKSTPGAVDFVGHGTTIATNMVIEGKGARTGLITTRGFRDILELRRGWRHDRADLYDLFFEAPRELVPRYLRREVSERIAYDGSVETALDEAELDDCLEGLKRDGVEALAVCFINSPVNECHERQALNRIRAQVNDIFVTGSIEVNPEIMEYERTCTTVVNAMLGPRCGQYATTFTRKARELGIAADIFFMQSNGGLTPPEAINERPVTLLASGPAGGVTAVARLCERMGIANAIAGDMGGTSFDVSLVRDARPEMRNSTMLNTYTIRCPNIDIISIGAGGGSIAWIDGAGGIRIGPESAGAEPGPACYGRGGTRPTVTDCNLVLGHVDPGSFMGGEFKLDVAAARTAIETHLSGPLGVSVEDAALSVRQVANALMAQAMRLVSVERGYDPRDFVYIPYGGAGPVHAVDLARELEIPTVVLPPMPGVFSAFGMLVSDVIHDFQASIVQNVEEVEPEMLAARIADLERLGRARLREAGIAEQDVVIERRADCCYLGQGDTMLVEIPDGQMDRAAVDAIGQNFIREHRRHWNFDVKGRPVRLVNLRIRAIGKVGRFGAAGPRKRNGEALEPVGTARIRLPRGWVEMPRYRREDLRAGDRIEGPLVVEELSSRIAIDAGDSLEMRDDAAIVVSIGRA, from the coding sequence ATGCGGCGGGTCGGCATCGATGTGGGCGGAACGTTCACGGACGTCGTCATGTTCGACGATGCCAGTGGTGCCGTGTGGTCGACCAAGGTGCCGACGACTCCGCAGGATCCGACGGTCGGCGCGTTGAACGGTCTCAAGGCGATCATCGCGCTGAGCAAGTCGACACCGGGCGCGGTGGATTTCGTCGGACACGGCACGACGATCGCCACCAACATGGTCATCGAGGGCAAGGGCGCCAGGACCGGCCTGATCACCACGCGCGGCTTCCGCGACATCCTGGAGCTGCGCCGCGGCTGGCGGCATGATCGCGCCGATCTCTACGACCTGTTCTTCGAGGCGCCGCGCGAGCTCGTCCCCCGCTACCTGCGTCGCGAGGTGAGCGAGCGCATCGCCTATGACGGGTCGGTCGAGACGGCACTCGACGAGGCCGAGCTCGACGACTGCCTCGAGGGCCTGAAGCGCGACGGTGTCGAGGCGCTGGCGGTGTGCTTCATCAATTCACCGGTGAACGAATGCCACGAGCGTCAGGCGCTGAACCGCATCCGCGCGCAGGTAAACGATATCTTCGTGACCGGCTCGATCGAGGTCAATCCGGAGATCATGGAGTACGAGCGCACCTGCACGACGGTGGTCAACGCGATGCTCGGGCCGCGCTGCGGCCAGTACGCGACCACCTTCACCCGCAAGGCGCGCGAGCTCGGCATTGCGGCCGACATCTTCTTCATGCAGTCGAATGGTGGTCTGACGCCGCCGGAGGCGATCAACGAACGGCCGGTGACGCTGCTCGCCTCGGGTCCGGCTGGGGGCGTGACGGCGGTTGCCAGGCTGTGTGAACGCATGGGGATCGCCAATGCGATCGCCGGCGACATGGGCGGGACGAGCTTCGACGTTTCCCTGGTCCGTGACGCGCGTCCGGAGATGCGCAACTCGACCATGCTGAACACCTACACGATCCGCTGCCCCAACATCGACATCATCTCGATCGGCGCCGGCGGCGGCTCGATCGCGTGGATCGACGGGGCAGGGGGCATCCGCATCGGGCCAGAGAGTGCAGGCGCCGAACCCGGGCCGGCATGCTATGGCCGTGGCGGCACCCGACCGACCGTCACCGACTGCAATCTCGTCCTCGGCCATGTAGATCCTGGCAGCTTCATGGGCGGCGAATTCAAGCTCGACGTCGCGGCCGCCCGCACGGCGATCGAAACCCATCTGTCCGGGCCGCTCGGCGTCAGCGTCGAGGACGCTGCACTGTCGGTCCGCCAGGTCGCCAACGCCCTGATGGCGCAGGCGATGCGCCTCGTCTCGGTAGAGCGCGGCTACGATCCGCGCGACTTCGTCTACATCCCCTATGGCGGTGCCGGACCGGTGCATGCGGTCGATCTGGCGCGCGAGCTGGAAATCCCGACCGTGGTGCTGCCGCCGATGCCGGGGGTATTCAGCGCCTTCGGAATGCTGGTCTCCGACGTTATCCACGATTTCCAGGCGTCCATCGTGCAGAACGTCGAGGAGGTGGAGCCCGAGATGCTCGCCGCCCGCATTGCCGATCTCGAGCGGCTCGGCCGGGCGCGGCTGCGCGAGGCGGGTATCGCCGAGCAGGACGTCGTGATCGAGCGGCGCGCCGATTGCTGTTATCTCGGTCAGGGCGACACGATGCTGGTGGAAATCCCCGACGGGCAGATGGATCGGGCGGCGGTCGATGCCATCGGGCAGAACTTCATCCGCGAGCACCGCCGCCACTGGAACTTCGACGTCAAGGGGCGTCCTGTCCGGCTGGTCAACCTGCGAATCCGGGCAATCGGCAAGGTCGGCCGGTTCGGCGCAGCCGGCCCCCGCAAGCGCAACGGCGAGGCGCTCGAGCCGGTCGGGACCGCCCGCATCCGCCTTCCCCGGGGCTGGGTGGAGATGCCGCGGTATCGGCGCGAGGACCTGCGGGCAGGCGACCGGATTGAGGGGCCGCTGGTGGTGGAGGAGCTCAGCTCGCGCATCGCCATCGATGCCGGCGACAGTCTCGAGATGCGTGACGATGCGGCGATCGTCGTCTCCATCGGGAGGGCATGA
- a CDS encoding class I adenylate-forming enzyme family protein, producing the protein MKPISWKSEWLPLVRQHAGRVAVSDARGDVTYADLYAAAAGMAARLLACDVAPGEPVATMLPNGREAVAASLAAALVGAAEAPINPAFAAAEARHCLTLVGARLLLTSSALDTGFAGAGTETIIVEDIAPAAFESLPDIRVDPGTWGRIMFTSGTTGRPKGIVHSHGGRWIANILQRATMPVAAAPGRRILLMTPYAHGASLLTQAFLDGGGSVLLLGGVEPDTVGRVLRAGDVDQIFAPPTVLSRLVEIVEGEEIAGIATIFTGTAPLSTELYARARAIFGPVVRVTFGKTEVFNPITVLTPAETDRWYDDPRSRSSICVGWPASGVEVAIGIEEAPVPESPTGEAPPDQPRVGPVLIRAQHMLIATLTEEGVREQAPGEFHRTGDLGFVDAEGRLHLVGREADVIKTGGYRVTPEEIEAQLRPALPGGEIVVVGLPSSYWGEVIAAAVAGAPAGWEEALAPAIEAMTRFKRPRILAAVPAIPRNPMGKIARSRVRDAILDRYRLIDGRYPRLEAREVEDSTD; encoded by the coding sequence ATGAAGCCGATATCGTGGAAATCCGAGTGGCTACCCCTTGTCCGCCAGCACGCCGGCCGGGTGGCGGTGTCCGACGCGCGTGGCGATGTGACATATGCGGATCTCTACGCTGCCGCTGCGGGCATGGCGGCCCGGCTTCTGGCGTGCGACGTCGCGCCGGGCGAACCGGTGGCGACGATGCTGCCGAACGGCCGCGAGGCGGTCGCCGCCAGCCTTGCTGCCGCGCTCGTGGGGGCGGCGGAGGCGCCAATCAATCCGGCCTTCGCCGCAGCCGAGGCACGGCATTGCCTGACGCTGGTCGGCGCCCGGCTGCTGTTGACGTCGTCCGCGCTGGACACCGGATTCGCCGGTGCCGGGACCGAGACGATCATCGTCGAGGACATTGCGCCGGCGGCCTTCGAAAGCCTGCCGGACATCCGCGTCGATCCCGGCACATGGGGGCGGATCATGTTCACCTCCGGCACGACTGGCAGGCCAAAGGGGATCGTGCATTCGCATGGCGGCCGCTGGATCGCCAACATCCTGCAGCGCGCCACCATGCCGGTGGCGGCGGCGCCGGGCCGACGCATCCTGCTGATGACGCCCTATGCGCATGGCGCGAGTCTGCTGACCCAGGCATTCCTGGATGGCGGTGGGTCGGTGCTGCTGCTGGGCGGGGTCGAGCCCGATACTGTCGGCCGCGTGCTGCGCGCCGGTGATGTCGACCAGATCTTTGCGCCGCCGACCGTGCTGTCGAGACTCGTCGAGATCGTGGAAGGCGAGGAAATTGCCGGGATCGCCACGATCTTCACCGGTACGGCGCCGCTGTCGACGGAACTCTATGCAAGGGCGCGGGCGATCTTCGGTCCGGTGGTCCGCGTCACCTTCGGCAAGACCGAGGTGTTCAATCCGATCACCGTGCTGACGCCAGCCGAGACCGACCGCTGGTACGATGATCCGCGGTCGCGGTCGAGCATCTGCGTGGGCTGGCCGGCGAGCGGTGTCGAGGTGGCCATCGGGATTGAGGAGGCGCCTGTGCCGGAGTCCCCGACGGGCGAAGCTCCGCCCGACCAGCCGCGAGTCGGGCCGGTGCTGATCCGCGCCCAGCACATGCTCATCGCCACGCTCACCGAGGAGGGCGTGCGCGAGCAGGCGCCCGGGGAATTTCACCGAACCGGCGACCTCGGCTTCGTCGACGCCGAGGGGCGACTGCATCTCGTCGGGCGCGAGGCGGATGTGATCAAGACGGGCGGCTACCGGGTCACGCCCGAGGAGATCGAGGCGCAGCTGCGCCCGGCGCTGCCAGGTGGCGAGATCGTCGTCGTCGGGCTGCCGTCGAGCTACTGGGGAGAGGTGATCGCGGCGGCCGTGGCCGGGGCCCCGGCCGGCTGGGAGGAGGCGCTTGCGCCGGCCATCGAGGCCATGACCAGGTTCAAGCGCCCCCGGATCCTCGCAGCTGTCCCGGCAATCCCGCGCAATCCGATGGGCAAGATCGCGCGGTCGCGTGTTCGCGATGCGATCCTCGACCGCTATCGCCTGATCGATGGACGATATCCGCGGCTGGAGGCGCGTGAGGTCGAAGATTCGACCGACTGA
- a CDS encoding hydroxymethylglutaryl-CoA lyase, protein MTEKAHLREVGLRDGLQMVKTILTPQQKLEWCRREAAAGVGEIEVTSFVPAKVVPQFADAAEVAAGALQLGGFTVSALVPNLKGAERAFAIGVSKINYVLSASEEHNLANVRRSTAESIEDFRRIVALRNERAPDARVGCGIATAFGCTIAGAVPERRVVEIAATLAELGADEIVIPDTVGYGHPGQVRSLMRAVMTAVGDVPVACHFHDTRGLGLANVTAALEVGVRAFDASLGGLGGCPFAPGATGNIDSEDTVFLLESLGFDTGIDIEALVDLRRTVESWLPGERFCGAVARAGLPRTYRPAAEVT, encoded by the coding sequence ATGACCGAGAAGGCCCACCTGCGCGAGGTCGGCCTGCGCGACGGGCTGCAGATGGTCAAGACCATCCTGACGCCGCAGCAGAAGCTTGAATGGTGCCGTCGCGAAGCCGCTGCCGGCGTCGGCGAGATCGAAGTCACGTCCTTCGTTCCGGCCAAGGTCGTGCCGCAGTTCGCCGACGCTGCCGAGGTCGCCGCCGGCGCGCTGCAGCTGGGCGGCTTCACGGTCTCCGCTCTGGTGCCGAACCTCAAGGGCGCCGAGCGCGCCTTCGCGATCGGCGTCAGCAAGATCAATTACGTCCTGTCGGCAAGTGAGGAGCACAATCTGGCGAATGTCCGCCGCTCCACTGCGGAATCGATCGAGGATTTCCGGCGGATCGTCGCGCTCAGGAACGAGCGGGCACCGGACGCACGGGTTGGCTGCGGCATCGCCACCGCCTTCGGCTGCACGATCGCGGGCGCGGTGCCGGAAAGGCGCGTCGTGGAAATCGCCGCCACGCTGGCCGAACTCGGTGCCGACGAGATCGTCATTCCCGACACCGTGGGCTACGGCCACCCCGGCCAGGTACGCAGCCTGATGCGCGCGGTCATGACAGCGGTGGGAGATGTGCCGGTCGCGTGTCACTTCCACGACACGCGCGGGCTCGGCCTTGCCAATGTGACGGCGGCGCTCGAGGTCGGTGTGCGCGCCTTCGACGCCTCGCTTGGCGGACTGGGCGGCTGCCCCTTCGCACCGGGCGCCACCGGCAATATCGACAGCGAGGACACCGTGTTCCTGCTCGAATCGCTCGGCTTCGACACCGGCATCGATATCGAGGCGCTGGTCGACCTGCGCCGCACGGTGGAATCCTGGCTGCCGGGCGAGCGCTTCTGTGGAGCCGTGGCGCGCGCCGGCCTGCCCAGAACGTACCGACCTGCCGCCGAGGTGACCTGA
- a CDS encoding TRAP transporter small permease, producing the protein MSEPTRPHREPFIAFDRLLADIAGVALFGMMLLTVVSSAGRFLFSLPIPDMEAIAEMLLVAVVFLGFAYTQATRQHVEVTLFTDRLPARVIRRFVWFGCLVGLIGFGVLAYAMGVGAHRAYATGDAYLGVNKIVTWPARAIAVVGIAALIVRLVLDLTIARYRAHEEVVSPTDKPQTYE; encoded by the coding sequence ATGAGCGAACCGACCCGCCCGCATCGCGAGCCCTTCATCGCCTTCGACAGGCTGCTCGCCGATATCGCCGGCGTGGCGCTGTTCGGGATGATGCTGCTCACGGTCGTTTCCAGCGCGGGACGCTTCCTCTTTTCCCTGCCGATCCCCGACATGGAGGCGATCGCCGAGATGCTGCTGGTCGCCGTGGTGTTTCTCGGCTTCGCCTATACCCAGGCGACCCGCCAGCACGTCGAGGTGACGCTATTCACCGACCGGCTGCCGGCCCGCGTGATCCGCCGCTTCGTCTGGTTCGGCTGTCTGGTCGGGCTGATCGGGTTCGGCGTGCTCGCCTATGCCATGGGGGTTGGCGCGCACCGGGCCTATGCGACGGGCGATGCCTATCTCGGCGTCAACAAGATCGTCACCTGGCCGGCACGTGCCATCGCGGTCGTCGGCATCGCCGCTCTGATCGTCCGGCTCGTGCTGGATCTCACGATCGCCCGCTACCGGGCGCATGAAGAGGTCGTCTCGCCGACCGACAAGCCCCAGACCTACGAATGA
- a CDS encoding enoyl-CoA hydratase-related protein — protein sequence MQTSFETISTERLSPHVMVITLDRPHAANAMNTQMGLDLMALFETFLIDHQDLRCLVLTGRGDKAFCAGGDLKERRGMSDETWAAQHAIFERMVRAVIGCPLPVICAVNGAAYGGGCEIAAACDFVYASTNARFALTEVTLGIMPGAGGTQNLARAVGARRAKEIILTGLPFTAAEAEAWGLVNRVCEPAELLPAALATADRIAANAPISVRQAKQAIQRGLDMSIWDGLAFEIEAYNRMVPTEDRREGVNAFNEKRKPAFRGR from the coding sequence TTGCAGACCAGCTTTGAGACGATTTCGACCGAGCGGTTGTCGCCGCATGTGATGGTCATCACACTTGACCGGCCGCACGCTGCCAATGCCATGAACACGCAGATGGGCCTCGATCTGATGGCGCTGTTCGAGACGTTCCTGATCGACCATCAGGATCTGCGCTGCCTCGTCCTCACCGGACGTGGCGACAAGGCGTTCTGCGCCGGCGGCGACCTGAAGGAGCGCCGCGGCATGTCGGACGAGACATGGGCCGCCCAGCACGCGATCTTCGAGCGCATGGTGCGCGCCGTCATCGGCTGTCCGCTGCCCGTCATCTGCGCCGTCAACGGGGCGGCTTATGGCGGCGGCTGCGAGATCGCGGCGGCCTGCGATTTCGTCTATGCCTCGACCAACGCCCGTTTCGCCCTGACCGAGGTGACGCTCGGCATCATGCCGGGCGCCGGCGGCACCCAGAACCTTGCCCGCGCCGTCGGTGCCCGCCGCGCCAAGGAGATCATTCTGACCGGCCTGCCGTTCACGGCGGCAGAGGCCGAGGCCTGGGGGCTGGTCAACCGGGTGTGCGAGCCGGCCGAGCTGCTGCCCGCAGCGCTCGCGACCGCAGACCGCATCGCCGCCAACGCGCCGATCTCGGTACGCCAGGCAAAGCAGGCAATCCAGCGCGGCCTCGACATGTCGATCTGGGACGGCCTCGCCTTCGAGATCGAGGCCTACAACCGGATGGTCCCGACCGAGGACCGCCGCGAGGGCGTCAACGCGTTCAACGAGAAGCGCAAGCCGGCCTTCAGGGGCCGCTAG
- a CDS encoding CaiB/BaiF CoA transferase family protein has protein sequence MTHRRPLDGIVVVELGHSVAAPYAGLILADLGARVIKVENPDGGDYARGWGPPFWGDTSSSFAALNRGKEGITVNYADPGDAAFLRGLIVDEADAVIQNLRPGILERFGLTAESLRAEKPSLIWCDIGAFGATGPLARKPGYDPLVQASTGIMSVTGEGDRPPVRVGVSLVDMGSGMWAVIGLLSSLIARAQTGEGTQVSTSLYETGLAWMTIPLAGYEAAGDVRKPYGSGVAEIVPYQAYRTADGWLMIAAGNDNLFRKLCAALGLEHLATDPAFATNAARVTNRNRLLPIIEEAVSHWQPDELAARLDELGVPNSPLLTVDQVARHPQTAALGMSVDSGGLKLMGVPLAFDGVRPRIASPAPKLGEHDAHLKKMPRKRLADQL, from the coding sequence ATGACTCATCGCAGACCCCTCGACGGCATCGTCGTCGTCGAGCTCGGCCACAGCGTCGCGGCGCCCTATGCCGGACTGATCCTGGCCGATCTCGGGGCGCGCGTCATCAAGGTCGAGAATCCGGATGGCGGCGACTACGCCCGCGGCTGGGGGCCACCGTTCTGGGGCGATACCTCGTCGTCCTTCGCAGCGCTCAATCGCGGCAAGGAAGGGATCACCGTCAACTATGCAGACCCCGGGGACGCCGCCTTCCTTCGTGGTCTGATCGTCGACGAGGCCGATGCGGTCATCCAGAACCTGCGCCCCGGCATCCTCGAGCGGTTCGGCCTCACGGCGGAGTCCCTGCGCGCCGAGAAGCCGTCGCTGATCTGGTGCGACATCGGCGCCTTCGGCGCGACCGGTCCGCTCGCCCGCAAGCCTGGCTACGACCCGCTTGTGCAGGCCTCCACCGGCATCATGAGCGTGACCGGCGAGGGCGATCGCCCGCCGGTGCGGGTCGGCGTGTCACTGGTCGACATGGGATCGGGCATGTGGGCCGTGATCGGGCTGCTGTCGAGCCTGATCGCCCGTGCCCAGACCGGCGAGGGAACCCAAGTCTCGACGTCGCTCTACGAGACCGGGCTAGCCTGGATGACGATTCCGCTCGCCGGCTACGAGGCGGCGGGCGACGTGCGCAAGCCCTACGGGTCCGGCGTCGCCGAGATCGTGCCGTACCAGGCCTATCGCACCGCCGACGGCTGGCTGATGATCGCGGCCGGCAACGACAATCTGTTCCGCAAGCTCTGCGCGGCGCTCGGCCTCGAACATCTCGCCACCGATCCCGCCTTTGCCACCAACGCCGCCCGCGTCACCAACCGGAACCGACTGCTGCCAATCATCGAGGAGGCGGTTTCGCACTGGCAACCTGACGAGCTCGCCGCCCGCCTCGACGAGCTCGGCGTGCCGAATTCGCCACTGCTCACCGTGGATCAGGTCGCCCGCCATCCGCAGACAGCCGCGCTCGGGATGTCGGTCGACAGCGGCGGCCTCAAGCTCATGGGCGTGCCGCTCGCCTTTGACGGCGTGCGTCCGCGCATCGCATCGCCCGCCCCGAAGCTCGGCGAGCACGATGCCCACCTGAAGAAGATGCCGAGGAAGCGCCTTGCAGACCAGCTTTGA
- a CDS encoding hydantoinase B/oxoprolinase family protein translates to MDRVTFEIIRSGLYAIAREMKVAMMRTAGSPIIHSGGDASAAIFDAKMQLVAQGNDIPTMMGSAVISTKASVEAIGVENLKPGDVIISNDVYLGGGNHQPDVQLTRPVFFEGEIIAYTMTRGHWVDIGGTAPGSFTAVTWDIHAEGIRIPPVLLYRNDEPVEDLFRLIVQNTRDVDNRMLDINAQYAGTYVGDQRIVELAAKFGAKALADAMAETLDYSERLMRAEIEKIPDGVYEGSDFIEPVQAPNWPTDLIPVKVKITVDGDRMLFDYTGTAKQVRGGINCPFSVTCNSTWFTVKAITDHLIPINQGCYRPIEIVCPEGTLLNCTYPASVVSGVTETSPRIIDMLLRTLSAAVPDRVVGQSNDAACSGIFSGADPDQARCRSLRRKHVQHIDPHGGGYGARPMRDGVNAIRVLVGNAGITSVEQIENLTPLTVESWHLVPDSGGAGRWRGGLTSERRYRVGFEEATLTVMAERGLVAPKGLFGGLDGALFKASVTRPDGRREEVPSKGAYVVVNAGDRVEIRPAGGGGYGDPTDREPERVLADVRDGYVSRASAEQLYGVVIDEATWRVDEAATAARRRAIAATRQAMAPA, encoded by the coding sequence ATGGATCGCGTTACGTTCGAGATCATCCGCAGCGGGCTCTACGCGATCGCGCGCGAGATGAAGGTCGCGATGATGCGCACCGCCGGCAGTCCGATCATCCATTCGGGCGGGGATGCATCGGCGGCGATCTTCGATGCGAAGATGCAGCTCGTTGCGCAGGGCAACGACATTCCGACGATGATGGGCTCGGCGGTGATCTCGACCAAGGCCTCGGTCGAGGCGATCGGTGTGGAGAACCTGAAGCCGGGCGATGTCATCATCTCCAACGACGTCTATCTCGGTGGCGGCAACCATCAGCCCGACGTGCAGCTCACCCGCCCGGTGTTCTTCGAGGGTGAGATCATCGCCTACACAATGACCCGCGGCCACTGGGTGGATATCGGCGGCACCGCCCCCGGCAGCTTCACGGCGGTGACGTGGGACATCCATGCCGAGGGTATCCGCATTCCGCCGGTGCTGCTCTACCGCAATGACGAGCCGGTCGAGGATCTGTTCCGGCTGATCGTCCAGAACACCCGCGACGTCGACAACCGGATGCTCGACATCAACGCGCAGTATGCCGGCACCTATGTCGGCGACCAGCGCATCGTCGAACTGGCGGCCAAGTTCGGCGCCAAGGCGCTGGCCGATGCCATGGCCGAGACGCTGGACTATTCCGAGCGGCTGATGCGCGCCGAGATCGAGAAGATCCCGGACGGGGTATACGAGGGATCCGACTTCATCGAGCCGGTGCAGGCGCCGAACTGGCCGACCGATCTGATCCCGGTGAAGGTGAAGATCACCGTCGACGGCGACCGCATGCTGTTCGACTACACCGGAACGGCGAAGCAGGTGCGCGGCGGCATCAACTGCCCGTTCTCGGTGACCTGCAATTCGACCTGGTTCACGGTCAAGGCAATCACCGACCATCTGATCCCGATCAACCAGGGCTGCTACCGGCCGATCGAGATCGTCTGTCCGGAGGGGACGCTGCTCAACTGCACCTATCCGGCCTCGGTGGTCAGCGGTGTCACCGAGACCTCGCCGCGCATCATCGACATGCTGCTGCGGACGCTGTCCGCGGCCGTGCCGGACCGGGTCGTCGGCCAGTCGAACGATGCGGCCTGCTCCGGCATCTTCAGTGGCGCCGATCCGGACCAGGCGCGTTGCCGTTCGCTGAGGCGCAAGCACGTCCAGCACATCGATCCGCATGGCGGCGGCTACGGCGCGCGGCCGATGCGCGACGGGGTAAACGCGATCCGCGTGCTGGTCGGCAATGCCGGCATCACTTCGGTGGAGCAGATCGAGAACCTCACGCCGCTGACCGTCGAGAGCTGGCACCTCGTCCCGGACTCCGGCGGTGCCGGGCGGTGGCGAGGCGGGCTCACCTCGGAGCGGCGCTACCGGGTCGGCTTCGAGGAGGCGACGCTGACGGTGATGGCCGAGCGCGGCCTGGTGGCGCCCAAGGGTCTGTTCGGCGGGTTGGACGGCGCACTGTTCAAGGCGTCCGTGACGCGGCCGGACGGCCGCCGCGAGGAGGTGCCGAGCAAGGGGGCGTATGTCGTGGTCAATGCCGGTGATCGGGTCGAGATCCGGCCCGCGGGCGGCGGCGGATACGGCGATCCCACTGATCGCGAACCAGAACGGGTGCTGGCTGACGTGCGCGACGGATATGTCAGTCGCGCCAGCGCCGAGCAGCTCTACGGCGTCGTCATCGACGAGGCGACGTGGCGGGTCGACGAGGCGGCCACGGCGGCGCGCAGGCGCGCGATCGCGGCGACACGGCAGGCAATGGCGCCGGCATGA
- the dctP gene encoding TRAP transporter substrate-binding protein DctP, translating into MKCTLRTLTAGIAAATVAAVLAGPVAAQDILVRYASPSAASDPTQEATIWFTEEVTKRTDGRVKFEMYLGNSLVRDQDVMVAIGDGLVEMGKIYTVSYPGQLPLWNMFNLPFTSPSPYVAMNTIHELVDQFQAFDEELAKLNVRALGVIATGGTGIVAKQPIKTVAELNGFKVRARGVQAAAFSAVGAAPVSIPWNDVYEALSKGVVDGSTNYIITTRPIRHNEVSDYYIAAGLGQAIQLELVNRDFWNALPDDIKSIMTETMAEAEQRYAERASKLAIEEREALAREAGPGRMEYIAFPAEERQKWIEASPDFFAEWAAANAGAADTAAIVETYKALEAKYTEKGKELGLVDMW; encoded by the coding sequence ATGAAATGTACCCTGCGCACCCTGACCGCCGGCATCGCGGCAGCGACGGTCGCCGCCGTCCTTGCCGGTCCGGTTGCCGCCCAGGACATCCTGGTCCGCTATGCCTCGCCGTCGGCAGCGAGCGATCCGACCCAGGAGGCGACGATCTGGTTCACCGAGGAGGTGACCAAGCGCACCGACGGCCGGGTCAAGTTCGAGATGTATCTCGGCAATTCGCTGGTTCGCGACCAGGACGTGATGGTTGCCATCGGTGACGGACTGGTGGAGATGGGCAAGATCTACACGGTGTCCTATCCCGGTCAGCTGCCGCTGTGGAACATGTTCAACCTGCCGTTCACGAGCCCGTCGCCCTATGTGGCGATGAACACCATCCACGAGCTGGTCGATCAGTTCCAGGCCTTCGACGAGGAACTCGCCAAGCTCAACGTGCGTGCTCTCGGCGTGATCGCCACCGGCGGCACCGGCATCGTTGCGAAGCAGCCGATCAAGACCGTCGCCGAACTCAACGGCTTCAAGGTGCGCGCGCGCGGCGTGCAGGCGGCTGCGTTCTCGGCGGTCGGCGCGGCGCCGGTGTCGATTCCGTGGAACGATGTCTACGAGGCGCTGTCTAAGGGCGTCGTCGACGGCTCCACCAACTACATCATCACCACCCGACCGATCCGCCACAACGAGGTTTCAGACTACTATATCGCCGCCGGGCTCGGACAGGCGATCCAGCTCGAGCTTGTCAACCGCGACTTCTGGAACGCCCTGCCGGACGACATCAAGTCGATCATGACCGAGACGATGGCCGAGGCCGAGCAGCGCTATGCAGAGCGCGCCTCCAAGCTGGCGATCGAGGAACGCGAGGCGCTTGCCAGGGAGGCCGGCCCGGGCAGGATGGAGTACATCGCGTTTCCTGCCGAGGAGCGGCAGAAGTGGATCGAGGCGTCGCCGGACTTCTTTGCCGAATGGGCCGCGGCCAATGCCGGCGCGGCTGACACGGCGGCGATCGTCGAGACGTACAAGGCGCTTGAGGCGAAATATACGGAGAAGGGCAAGGAGCTCGGCCTCGTCGACATGTGGTGA